One window from the genome of Nitrospiraceae bacterium encodes:
- a CDS encoding UDP-glucose/GDP-mannose dehydrogenase family protein, which yields MYVSVIGTGYVGLVTGACFAEFGLNVLCMDTDAKRIADLEKGKVPFFEPGLSELVTKNLTAGRLRFTTDLHKAVDEALVIFIAVGTPSREDGSADLSFIDEVAKNVGTRMTGYKVVVTKSTVPVGTAKRIRSIIQANQETACSFGVVSNPEFLREGSAIEDFMRPNRVVIGADSPESVAIMKDLYRPLYILETPIVITDIPTAEMIKYASNVFLATKISFINEMANLCERVGADVQMVAKGMGLDKRIGSKFLHAGPGYGGSCFGKDTAALINIGNENGYEMTIAKATKRVNDDQRVRMMEKIREAVGELRGKTIAILGLAFKPNTDDIRDSPALFLAEQIMKAGGSVRAYDPEALEVSMKLLPTMVPCQDAYQTIEGADAVLLVTEWNQFRNLDFDRVRAAVKSRIFIDLRNVYEPQRMEDQGFYYLSVGRKTVGTHPSQKS from the coding sequence ATGTATGTCAGTGTGATAGGAACGGGGTACGTTGGATTGGTCACAGGGGCTTGTTTTGCGGAATTTGGCTTGAATGTGCTGTGTATGGACACCGATGCCAAACGAATTGCGGATTTAGAAAAAGGCAAGGTGCCATTTTTTGAGCCAGGCCTTTCCGAACTCGTGACCAAAAATCTGACGGCCGGGCGTCTTCGATTTACCACCGATTTACATAAAGCCGTCGATGAAGCCCTTGTCATTTTTATTGCCGTGGGAACCCCTTCCCGTGAGGACGGGTCTGCCGATCTGTCTTTTATCGATGAAGTGGCCAAAAATGTGGGGACCCGGATGACAGGATATAAAGTGGTTGTGACCAAATCCACCGTGCCGGTTGGAACGGCCAAACGTATTCGATCGATTATTCAGGCGAATCAGGAAACGGCCTGTAGTTTTGGCGTGGTCTCGAATCCTGAATTTCTTCGGGAAGGATCGGCAATTGAGGATTTCATGCGGCCCAATCGTGTGGTAATTGGAGCCGACAGTCCGGAATCGGTGGCGATTATGAAAGATTTATACCGTCCCTTGTATATCCTTGAAACGCCCATTGTGATTACCGATATTCCAACCGCAGAAATGATCAAATACGCCTCGAATGTGTTTTTGGCCACAAAAATCTCATTTATTAATGAAATGGCCAACCTCTGCGAACGGGTTGGAGCCGATGTGCAGATGGTGGCCAAGGGGATGGGATTAGACAAACGAATCGGGTCGAAGTTTCTGCATGCAGGTCCGGGTTATGGAGGGTCGTGTTTTGGAAAAGATACTGCCGCGTTAATCAATATCGGAAATGAAAATGGCTATGAAATGACCATAGCCAAGGCCACCAAACGAGTGAATGACGATCAGCGAGTCCGGATGATGGAGAAAATTCGAGAAGCGGTCGGGGAGTTACGCGGAAAAACCATTGCCATACTCGGATTGGCTTTTAAACCTAACACGGACGATATCCGGGATTCACCAGCTTTATTCCTGGCAGAGCAGATCATGAAAGCGGGCGGGAGCGTGCGGGCCTACGATCCGGAGGCCTTGGAGGTATCGATGAAGCTATTACCAACCATGGTCCCCTGTCAGGATGCCTATCAAACAATAGAAGGGGCCGATGCCGTGCTGTTGGTTACGGAATGGAACCAATTTAGAAATTTGGATTTTGACCGGGTTCGGGCCGCGGTGAAGTCACGGATTTTCATTGATCTTCGCAATGTCTATGAACCGCAACGCATGGAAGATCAGGGATTTTACTATCTTTCGGTGGGTCGAAAAACCGTGGGAACCCATCCTTCTCAAAAAAGCTAA
- a CDS encoding HEAT repeat domain-containing protein, whose translation MTEGNHVDPLLSALRDDNEALRNHAASRLGEAGSEAIPKLINMFLEDDCVVREAATSALVQIGEPAVDPLIEALKDDEEWSVREQAATALGKLRAMKSVEPLIQALRLDKDGGVRTAAIWALERIGHPDAVPALVDALMDATLREDAARVLKKLGDSRATDALVEGLQASNWIVRRHAAEALGKIGDPRGLDPLIHALADEDWLVRRNAAESLARFKDSRAIDPLVPLLEDENEMVRDTAEGALASLGWTPDSSHS comes from the coding sequence ATGACGGAAGGTAACCACGTAGACCCCTTATTGTCGGCGCTTCGCGATGACAATGAAGCCCTTCGAAATCATGCCGCTTCTAGACTCGGGGAAGCCGGGTCAGAAGCAATCCCCAAGCTCATTAATATGTTTCTGGAAGACGATTGTGTGGTGCGTGAGGCAGCCACCAGTGCGTTGGTTCAAATTGGAGAACCGGCCGTGGATCCCCTGATCGAGGCGTTAAAAGATGATGAGGAATGGTCTGTCCGGGAACAGGCAGCGACCGCTCTCGGGAAACTCCGGGCAATGAAATCGGTGGAACCTTTAATACAAGCTCTCCGTCTTGATAAAGACGGAGGCGTGCGCACGGCCGCCATCTGGGCATTGGAACGCATTGGCCATCCTGATGCCGTTCCCGCCTTGGTGGATGCTTTGATGGACGCGACTCTTCGTGAGGATGCCGCAAGAGTCTTAAAAAAACTGGGGGATTCCCGCGCGACTGATGCTCTGGTTGAGGGCTTACAGGCCTCAAACTGGATTGTGCGCCGGCACGCGGCAGAGGCGTTAGGGAAAATTGGCGATCCTCGCGGTTTAGATCCTTTAATTCATGCTCTGGCCGATGAGGACTGGTTGGTCCGTCGTAATGCTGCAGAATCACTGGCTCGCTTCAAGGATAGTCGGGCCATCGACCCCTTGGTCCCCTTGCTCGAAGATGAAAATGAAATGGTTCGGGACACTGCCGAAGGTGCTCTGGCAAGCTTGGGATGGACACCGGATTCTTCACATTCATAG
- a CDS encoding HEAT repeat domain-containing protein, producing the protein MPKETFETIISELDHEEDWRRMRATSTCMKGGPKAVEAIIQAMATGSSHYKVEAAKMLARLRDPRAGQALAHVLKDEDEQVKQAAVDALEHMAGILDEATASALLEYLRDDTLQEKVTALLGVIPTSIGPLSERLKDPDPAIRLRAAEILAHLLDPRSANAFVDAMSDPDLRDLATDTLRKLGAIRDRVDQTMNDLRAVDESELKEGVRQEAVIQLHRIGRPIVEILIEYLEDDDWVVREAAADTLGKIGDIRAVEPLMVRLRSDKDTGVKEHALKSLGLIGDPRPVELFIEAIPIRPLRILAVEALEKVKDIEVLRPHMELFARLKNDRDGLISYNSGVILDKLEAATAQMNMAEETWAAKE; encoded by the coding sequence ATGCCGAAAGAAACATTCGAGACCATCATTTCTGAACTGGATCATGAGGAAGATTGGCGCCGAATGCGGGCCACCTCCACCTGCATGAAAGGTGGGCCCAAGGCCGTCGAAGCCATCATTCAAGCCATGGCAACGGGCTCTTCTCACTACAAGGTGGAAGCGGCAAAAATGTTAGCCCGCCTACGGGATCCCCGAGCCGGTCAGGCCCTTGCCCATGTCCTGAAGGATGAGGATGAACAGGTAAAACAGGCAGCTGTGGATGCCTTGGAGCATATGGCTGGCATTTTGGACGAAGCCACCGCCTCTGCACTCTTAGAATATTTACGTGACGATACGCTCCAGGAAAAAGTCACGGCCCTACTTGGTGTGATTCCCACCTCGATCGGCCCTCTGTCGGAACGGCTCAAAGATCCCGATCCGGCCATCCGTCTCCGGGCCGCAGAGATTCTCGCCCACCTCCTTGATCCTCGATCGGCAAATGCGTTTGTTGATGCCATGTCCGACCCCGATCTTCGTGACTTGGCCACCGATACGTTGCGGAAATTGGGTGCGATTCGTGACCGTGTCGATCAAACGATGAACGACCTCCGGGCTGTGGACGAATCCGAGTTAAAAGAAGGCGTCCGGCAGGAAGCGGTTATTCAACTGCATCGTATTGGACGACCAATCGTGGAAATTCTGATTGAATACCTGGAAGACGATGACTGGGTGGTTCGGGAAGCCGCCGCTGACACCCTTGGCAAAATTGGCGATATTCGCGCGGTGGAACCGCTGATGGTCCGGCTCCGGTCTGACAAAGACACAGGGGTGAAAGAACATGCGCTGAAATCCCTTGGGCTCATCGGCGACCCACGGCCGGTAGAATTATTCATTGAAGCCATTCCTATTCGCCCTCTTCGCATACTCGCTGTCGAAGCTCTGGAGAAAGTGAAAGATATCGAGGTCCTGAGGCCCCATATGGAATTATTTGCCCGATTGAAAAACGACCGGGATGGCTTAATTTCCTATAATTCCGGTGTCATCCTTGACAAACTCGAGGCTGCCACTGCACAAATGAACATGGCTGAAGAGACCTGGGCCGCAAAGGAATAA
- a CDS encoding CDGSH iron-sulfur domain-containing protein, giving the protein MGDPIIIAQRIPYVLDMEPGTYYWCRCGRSKTQPFCDGSHTGTEFSPIEVELKEPQKVAWCGCKHSKKSPFCDGTHSRLES; this is encoded by the coding sequence ATGGGCGACCCGATTATCATTGCACAACGAATCCCCTACGTCCTGGACATGGAACCGGGAACCTATTATTGGTGCCGATGTGGACGATCAAAAACCCAGCCGTTTTGTGATGGGTCCCACACCGGAACCGAATTCTCCCCAATCGAGGTGGAACTCAAAGAACCACAAAAGGTGGCTTGGTGCGGGTGCAAGCACAGCAAAAAATCCCCATTCTGCGACGGCACACATTCCAGACTGGAGTCGTAA
- a CDS encoding HEAT repeat domain-containing protein produces the protein MANEAPAKLISIGPKSGTKKDGFNLVTENVTAINLETKQIEVELLAYDGKTVLMDVSEEAAEDLQKIKIGDGATLRVVEEDGKRIVKSFRIRSKDPNIQRADAALQDLTDTHWLNRKHAIEVLGELRVEAAVKPLVEMLSDEVGDVRQRAYEALIKIGAPCVPDVIPLLVSEDDDLRQSATEILRKIGKPAVEPLALALGEADERLQKRIMKVLDRMGYKRK, from the coding sequence ATGGCTAACGAAGCACCCGCAAAACTCATTTCAATCGGGCCCAAGAGTGGCACGAAAAAAGATGGGTTTAATCTTGTGACCGAAAACGTCACCGCGATCAATCTTGAGACAAAACAAATTGAGGTCGAACTCCTGGCATACGATGGAAAGACCGTTCTGATGGATGTCAGTGAAGAGGCTGCCGAAGACCTCCAAAAGATCAAAATCGGTGACGGGGCGACTCTTCGCGTCGTGGAAGAAGACGGCAAACGAATCGTCAAAAGCTTTCGCATCCGCTCGAAGGACCCCAATATTCAACGAGCCGATGCTGCGCTGCAGGATCTTACCGATACGCACTGGCTCAATCGCAAGCATGCCATTGAAGTGCTTGGCGAACTCCGGGTTGAAGCAGCCGTAAAACCATTGGTGGAAATGCTCAGTGATGAAGTCGGTGACGTCCGGCAGCGTGCCTATGAGGCCTTGATAAAAATAGGTGCACCCTGTGTCCCTGATGTCATACCTCTTTTGGTTTCTGAAGATGATGACCTTCGACAATCGGCAACCGAAATTCTTCGAAAGATTGGGAAACCCGCAGTGGAGCCTTTGGCACTGGCATTAGGCGAGGCTGATGAAAGACTTCAAAAACGCATAATGAAGGTGTTGGACCGCATGGGCTATAAACGCAAATAG
- a CDS encoding ChaN family lipoprotein — MSANAGCATSQANPTIFAVNHIYGVSRQQVTTFDDLLPQLLAADVIYIGEEHYTPSHLEAAQTILNALLAHDRHPALAMEMFSWDGQSGLNRYIQESEFTTEQLIKDSQWNTNWGGDFADYQPLVTFAKSHKLKIFGLNPPRPLVRLVATKGLTEALQEPEMKNWPIQEIVTDNPAYEQLIFEQIEACHPGLPKHVYRRIFEASIFRDEGMAQIIANYLSTRSRTDGPLVSYTGGGHIQYKIPVPKRVERKHPGVKSITIYLEAWDPSKEQEVRSEMQTGIADFLWLTPLGPKGLQPRCG; from the coding sequence ATGAGCGCTAACGCCGGATGTGCGACGTCACAAGCCAATCCGACGATATTTGCAGTCAATCACATTTACGGTGTCTCCCGGCAGCAGGTCACCACATTCGACGATCTGCTCCCTCAACTATTAGCCGCCGATGTGATTTATATCGGCGAAGAACATTATACCCCTTCACACCTTGAGGCAGCCCAGACAATCTTGAATGCCCTCCTGGCCCATGACCGGCACCCGGCGCTGGCCATGGAAATGTTTAGTTGGGATGGACAATCCGGGCTAAACCGGTACATCCAAGAATCCGAATTTACGACCGAACAACTGATAAAGGACTCACAATGGAACACGAATTGGGGTGGGGATTTTGCCGATTATCAACCATTGGTGACCTTTGCTAAATCGCATAAACTCAAAATTTTTGGCCTCAACCCACCACGCCCCCTTGTTCGCTTGGTCGCGACGAAGGGATTAACCGAAGCCTTGCAAGAGCCGGAAATGAAAAACTGGCCAATTCAAGAAATCGTGACCGATAATCCCGCATATGAGCAATTGATCTTTGAACAAATTGAAGCGTGCCATCCTGGCTTGCCAAAGCACGTGTATCGCCGAATCTTCGAAGCCTCCATCTTCCGGGATGAAGGCATGGCTCAGATTATCGCCAATTACCTCAGCACGCGATCCCGGACTGACGGACCGCTGGTGAGCTACACGGGCGGCGGTCATATTCAGTATAAAATCCCTGTCCCTAAGCGAGTTGAACGAAAGCATCCCGGCGTCAAATCCATTACCATTTATCTCGAGGCCTGGGATCCCTCCAAAGAACAGGAGGTTCGTTCGGAGATGCAAACCGGCATTGCCGATTTTCTCTGGCTTACCCCTTTGGGCCCCAAAGGCCTTCAGCCCCGTTGCGGCTAA